From Erigeron canadensis isolate Cc75 chromosome 8, C_canadensis_v1, whole genome shotgun sequence, one genomic window encodes:
- the LOC122610269 gene encoding uncharacterized protein LOC122610269: protein MFFKIVDDIEANFSYFQDGIDARGRSSFKPLQKVASAVRQLVIGNPPDEYDEYLHMAAQTGHESLDHFCDAIIKLYGCEYLRRPTQHNVACIFQAHEERHHMLGILGSIDCTHVEWLNCPRHLKGQYARGDHGVPTIMLEITASQDTWI from the coding sequence atgttttttaaaattgtcGATGACATCGAGGcgaatttttcatattttcaagACGGGATCGATGCACGTGGGAGAAGTAGTTTCAAGCCGCTCCAAAAAGTCGCCTCGGCCGTACGCCAACTCGTAATAGGCAATCCGCCCGACGAGTATGATGAGTACTTACATATGGCTGCTCAAACCGGGCACGAGTCCCTTGATCATTTTTGTGACGCCATCATTAAGTTGTATGGTTGTGAGTACTTACGTAGGCCTACTCAACACAACGTGGCTTGTATTTTCCAAGCACACGAAGAGCGCCATCACATGCTGGGGATACTTGGTAGCATCGATTGTACACATGTCGAGTGGTTAAATTGTCCTAGACACTTGAAAGGACAATATGCGAGAGGCGACCATGGCGTTCCCACTATTATGCTTGAGATAACCGCTTCTCAAGATACGTGGATTTGA
- the LOC122580224 gene encoding beta-catenin-like protein 1, with protein MDLIHTTKRKRDSDEAITNGIDLSLLEEIEKSQHSIESVDIKTLKKLVLSFERRFHENIAARLKFPENPEKFADSEIELHQDIENMKILAGAPELYPELINLNAVPSLMDLLNHDNTDISIDVVSLLQDLTDEDVYDENDEPVKMLVDCLLENNVLECLVNNLLRLNESDPDEVSAVYSTLTTIENLIEVKPAVAELVCEKTKLLRWIVGKIKVREFDSNKQYASEILAILLQTSVANQKRLGQMNGVDVILQAVAMYKSRDPKSLDEEEMVENLFDCLCCMLMPLENKERFLKAEGVELMIIIMNQKKLCYGSAIRALDFAMTNYPPACERFVDVMGLKTAFPAFMGKIPTTKNKKKRSKEELEERLISLVASLFGGVLRGSRRERLLSKFVENEFEKIDRLMELYMRYANRVKEESERLDELELDDLEMDEDEKYNRKLESGLYSLQLIAVILGHLWTSDHPRIRSRIELLLKQQKLTKKDVKNVLQEYHDNIGDLDGPDEKEKAQLKIQRFIAAL; from the exons ATGGATTTGATACACACAACCAAACGAAAACGCGATAGCGACGAAGCCATTACCAACGGAATCGACCTTTCCTTACTGGAAGAAATCGAAAAATCCCAACATTCAATCGAATCAGTCGacataaaaaccctaaaaaaactcGTTCTCTCTTTTGAACGGCGGTTCCATGAAAACATCGCTGCCCGTCTCAAATTCCCAGAAAACCCAGAAAAGTTCGCTGATTCTGAAATCGAACTCCATCAAGACATCGAAAACATGAAGATCCTTGCAGGCGCCCCTGAACTGTACCCGGAGTTGATAAATTTGAATGCAGTGCCTTCTCTCATGGACCTTTTGAACCACGATAACACGGATATCTCGATTGACGTGGTAAGTCTCTTACAAGATTTAACTGATGAGGATGtttatgatgaaaatgatgaaccTGTTAAGATGTTAGTTGATTGTTTGTTAGAGAATAATGTGTTGGAATGTTTAGTTAATAACTTGTTGAGGCTAAATGAGTCTGACCCAGATGAGGTTTCGGCTGTTTATAGTACTTTAACGACTATCGAGAATTTGATTGAGGTGAAGCCTGCAGTGGCTGAATTAGTGTGTGAAAAGACTAAATTGTTGAGGTGGATTGTGGGGAAGATTAAAGTTAGGGAGTTTGATAGCAATAAGCAGTATGCGTCCGAAATACTTGCCATTTTGTTGCAGACTAGTGTCGCGAATCAGAAGAGGTTAGGACAGATGAACGGCGTGGATGTGATTCTGCAGGCTGTTGCCATGTATAAGTCGAGGGATCCTAAGAGTTTGGATGAGGAAGAGATGGTTGAgaatttgtttgattgtttgtgTTGTATGTTGATGCCTTTGGAGAATAAGGAGAGGTTTTTGAAAGCGGAAGGTGTTGagttgatgattattattatgaatcaGAAGAAGTTGTGTTATGGGTCTGCCATTAGGGCGCTTGATTTTGCTATGACTAATTATCCGCCTGCTTGTGAACGCTTTGTTGATGTTATGGGGCTTAAGACTGCTTTCCCTGCTTTCATGGGTAAG ATTCCAACAaccaaaaacaagaaaaagagatccAAAGAAGAGTTGGAGGAGCGTCTTATATCACTAGTCGCATCACTTTTTG GTGGAGTGCTAAGGGGTTCAAGAAGGGAAAGACTACTAAGTAAGTTTGTTGAAAATGAGTTCGAAAAGATAGACCGGCTTATGGAACTTTATATGAG GTATGCAAACAGAGTGAAAGAAGAATCTGAAAGGCTGGACGAACTAGAGTTGGACGATCTAGAG atggatgaagatgaaaAGTACAACCGAAAGCTGGAATCTGGTCTGTATTCTCTTCAG TTAATTGCAGTTATTCTAGGTCATCTTTGGACCTCTGA TCATCCTCGAATAAGATCAAGAATAGAGTTACTACTCAAGCAACAAAAGTTGACTAAGAAGGATGTCAAGAATGTTCTGCAG GAATATCATGACAACATTGGTGATCTGGATGGGCCAGATGAGAAAGAGAAGGCGCAATTAAAGATCCAGAGATTCATCGCTGCTTTGTGA